A part of Odontesthes bonariensis isolate fOdoBon6 chromosome 23, fOdoBon6.hap1, whole genome shotgun sequence genomic DNA contains:
- the mybpc2b gene encoding myosin binding protein Cb isoform X2, with protein sequence MPEPVPEDAPPADEAKPAEEAPEEPAQVDEGQQAEPQPERNDTPPADGAGANNAAQDTEAGSSQLEGLFVEKPPSSVVAVAGANVTFIAKVDSSTLTRKPAMKWLKGKWLDLGSKAGKHLQFKETYDRNTKIYTYEMKIIKVVPGDAGGYRCEVSAKDKCDSSTFEISVEAVQKDEEADILSAFKRADAGEDDGDLDFSALLKAAKKKKKPQKQEPEIDVWELLKNAHPSEYEKIAFEHGITDLRGMLKRLKKMKEVTQIHTEAFLKKLESCYTVEKGKKIVLSCEVLDPNAQVKWLKNGQEIKTSAKYVIEANGNMRTLTILRANLADDAAYECVIGEDKCFTEVYVKEPPVTITKLMDDYHVVVGEKVEFEIEVSEEGAHVLWAFEDEELQKDSTKFRIKKDGKKHSLIIHEATLDDVGMYHAWTNGGHTKGELEVEEKELEVLQDIADLTVRATDQALFKCEVSDDKVTGKWYKDGEEVLPSDRIKMTHIGRFHRLIIDDVKPEDAGDYTFVPDGYALSLSAKLNFLEIKIDYVPRQDPPKIHLDTTGNMVSQNTVIVVAGNKLRLDVEISGEPAPTVVWSKGDKPITDTEGRVRVESRKDLTSFVIEGAEREDEGNYCICVTNPAGEDKAKLFVKIVDVPDPPENVKCTAVGEDYATIVWEPPKFDGGALVKGYLMERKKKGSSRWTKLNFDVYESTTYEAKRMIEGVLYEMRVFAINSIGMSQPSLNSKPFMPIAPTSEPTRLTVNDVTDSTCTLRWLAPEKIGAGGLDGYVIEYCKDGDTEWVVANKELCEKQGYVVRGLPVGEKMNFRVVAVNVAGRSPPATLGQPVTIREIVEYPKIRLPRDLRTKYIRRVGEKINLTIPFQGKPRPVATWYKDGQPIDPTMVSVRSSNVDSILFIRSAEREHSGTYDLVVQIENMEDKATLHIRIIDKPGPPQNVKVTDVWGFNAALEWEPPKDNGNIDITGYTIQKAEMKTKDWFTVYEHNRRTNCTVSDLIMGNEYMFRIYSENLCGRSEEPRSSKNTAVISKTDLERKENAFKEKDMTCAPKFTQPLVDRSVIAGYSTAISCAVKGYPKPKIVWMKNKMIIGGDPKYLMQNNQGVLTLNIRKPSTFDGGKYSCMAVNDLGEDEVECKLDIHVAADMEKK encoded by the exons ATGCCTGAGCCAGTCCCTGAAG ATGCACCCCCAGCAGATGAAG cTAAACCAGCAGAAGAGG CCCCAGAGGAGCCAGCTCAAGTGGATGAGGGACAACAAg CTGAGCCACAGCCAGAAAGAAATG ATACACCCCCAGCAGATGGAG CTGGGGCAAACAATGCAGCACAGGATACGG AAGCGGGGTCTTCTCAGCTCGAGGGGCTCTTTGTTGAGAAGCCGCCGAGCAGTGTTGTCGCTGTTGCAG GAGCGAATGTGACTTTCATCGCCAAGGTAGATTCAAGCACTCTGACAAGAAAACCCGCCATGAAATGGCTGAAGGGCAAGTGGCTGGACCTGGGCAGCAAGGCTGGAAAACATTTGCAGTTCAAAGAAACTTATGACAGAAACACAAAG ATCTATACTTATGAAATGAAGATCATCAAAGTGGTCCCTGGAGACGCTGGGGGCTACAGGTGTGAGGTGTCAGCTAAGGACAAGTGTGACAGCTCCACCTTTGAGATCTCTGTGGAGG CTGTACAGAAGGATGAGGAAGCAGATATTTTGTCTGCCTTCAAAAGAGC GGATGCTGGAGAGGACGACGGAGATCTGGATTTCAGTGCTCTGCTGAAAGCTGCTAAAAA GAAGAAGAAACCTCAAAAACAGGAACCAGAGATAGATGTGTGGGAATTGCTCAAAAATGCCCACCCAAGCGAGTATGAGAAAATCGCCTTTGAGCATGGCATTACTGACCTGAGGGGCATGTTGAAACGTCTGAAAAAGATGAAAGAAGTGACCCAGATTCATACTGAGG CTTTCCTGAAGAAGCTTGAATCTTGCTACACAGTGGAAAAGGGCAAGAAAATTGTCCTGTCATGTGAAGTGCTTGATCCCAATGCCCAGGTCAAATGGCTGAAGAATGGTCAGGAGATCAAAACCTCAGCCAA GTATGTCATTGAGGCGAATGGGAATATGAGAACACTTACCATCTTGAGGGCAAACCTGGCTGATGATGCTGCATATGAGTGTGTGATTGGCGAGGACAAGTGTTTCACAGAGGTGTATGTCAAAG AGCCCCCTGTGACCATCACCAAGCTTATGGATGACTATCACGTGGTCGTGGGAGAAAAAGTAGAGTTTGAGATTGAGGTGTCCGAGGAGGGTGCCCATGTCCTGTG GGCCTTTGAGGATGAAGAGCTCCAAAAAGACTCCACAAAGTTTCGCATCAAGAAGGATGGAAAGAAGCACTCACTTATCATCCACGAGGCTACACTGGATGATGTTGGAATGTACCACGCATGGACAAATGGAGGGCATACTAAAGGAGAGCTGGAAGTGGAAG AAAAGGAGCTGGAAGTGTTGCAGGACATTGCCGATCTGACTGTCAGGGCAACAGACCAGGCTTTATTCAAGTGTGAAGTGTCTGACGACAAGGTCACAGGGAAGTGGTACAAAGATGGAGAGGAGGTCTTGCCAAGTGACCGCATCAAAATGACTCACATTGGAAG GTTTCACCGGCTGATTATTGATGACGTGAAGCCAGAGGATGCCGGCGACTACACATTTGTGCCTGATGGATACGCTCTCTCACTTTCTGCCAAACTGAACTTCTTGG AAATTAAGATCGACTATGTGCCCAGACAAG ATCCTCCAAAGATCCACCTGGACACCACCGGAAACATGGTCTCCCAAAACACTGTCATTGTGGTGGCGGGCAATAAACTTCGCCTGGATGTGGAAATCTCAGGAGAGCCAGCACCCACTGTTGTTTGGTCCAAAGGAGATAAA CCAATCACAGACACAGAAGGGCGTGTAAGAGTGGAGTCCAGGAAAGACCTCACCAGCTTTGTCATtgagggggcagagagagaagaTGAGGGCAACTACTGCATCTGTGTTACCAACCCAGCTGGAGAGGACAAAGCTAAGCTGTTTGTGAAGATTGTTG ATGTGCCTGACCCCCCTGAGAATGTCAAATGCACTGCAGTGGGAGAGGACTATGCCACCATTGTTTGGGAACCTCCTAAATTTGATGGTGGTGCACTAGTCAAAG GTTATCTCatggagagaaagaagaaaggctCTTCCAGATGGACAAAGCTCAACTTTGATGTATATGAATCAACTACATATGAAGCTAAAAGGATGATTGAGGGAGTTCTCTATGAGATGAGAGTGTTTGCAATTAACAGCATCGGAATGTCTCAGCCAAGTCTGAACTCCAAACCTTTCATGCCGATTG CACCAACTAGCGAGCCAACACGTCTGACAGTCAATGATGTGACAGACAGCACATGCACCTTGAGGTGGCTCGCTCCAGAGAAGATTGGAGCTGGAGGCCTGGATGGCTACGTTATTGAATACTGCAAGGATGGAG ataCTGAGTGGGTGGTGGCAAACAAGGAGCTTTGTGAGAAGCAGGGATATGTGGTGCGTGGCCTCCCTGTGGGAGAGAAAATGAACTTCAGAGTGGTGGCTGTAAACGTTGCTGGTCGCAGTCCACCTGCTACTCTGGGCCAGCCCGTCACCATTCGCGAGATTGTTG AATATCCAAAGATCCGCCTTCCCCGTGACCTGAGAACAAAGTACATCAGGAGAGTAGGAGAAAAGATCAACCTGACCATCCCCTTCCAG GGTAAGCCACGCCCTGTTGCAACCTGGTACAAGGACGGTCAACCAATTGATCCCACAATGGTCAGTGTTCGTAGCTCAAACGTAGACAGTATCCTCTTCATTCGCTCAGCAGAGAGAGAGCATTCTGGAACATATGACCTGGTTGTACAGATTGAAAACATGGAAGATAAAGCCACACTTCATATCAGGATTATTG ATAAGCCTGGGCCTCCCCAGAATGTGAAGGTGACAGATGTCTGGGGTTTCAATGCAGCGCTGGAATGGGAACCCCCCAAAGATAACGGCAACATTGATATTACTGGATACACCATCCAGAAAGCAGAAATGAAGACCAAG GACTGGTTCACTGTTTATGAGCATAATAGACGGACAAACTGCACGGTTTCCGATCTGATCATGGGCAATGAATACATGTTCCGCATCTACAGTGAAAACCTTTGCGGCCGGAGCGAGGAGCCGCGCTCCAGCAAGAACACAGCCGTCATTTCTAAGACAG ATTTGGAGCGCAAAGAAAACGCCTTCAAGGAGAAGGACATGACCTGTGCACCTAAGTTTACTCAGCCCCTGGTGGACAGATCTGTTATAGCTGGTTACAGCACTGCCATCAGCTGTGCTGTGAAAGGCTACCCCAAG CCTAAGATTGTATGGATGAAGAACAAAATGATCATTGGTGGGGATCCCAAGTACTTGATGCAGAACAATCAAGGAGTGTTGACTCTCAACATTCGGAAGCCAAGCACCTTTGATGGCGGCAAATACTCTTGCATGGCTGTCAATGACTTGGGCGAGGATGAAGTTGAGTGCAAGCTGGATATCCATG TTGCCGCCGACATGGAGAAGAAATGA
- the mybpc2b gene encoding myosin binding protein Cb isoform X5 has translation MPEPVPEDAPPADEAKPAEEAPEEPAQVDEGQQAEPQPERNDTPPADGEAGSSQLEGLFVEKPPSSVVAVAGANVTFIAKVDSSTLTRKPAMKWLKGKWLDLGSKAGKHLQFKETYDRNTKIYTYEMKIIKVVPGDAGGYRCEVSAKDKCDSSTFEISVEAVQKDEEADILSAFKRADAGEDDGDLDFSALLKAAKKKKKPQKQEPEIDVWELLKNAHPSEYEKIAFEHGITDLRGMLKRLKKMKEVTQIHTEAFLKKLESCYTVEKGKKIVLSCEVLDPNAQVKWLKNGQEIKTSAKYVIEANGNMRTLTILRANLADDAAYECVIGEDKCFTEVYVKEPPVTITKLMDDYHVVVGEKVEFEIEVSEEGAHVLWAFEDEELQKDSTKFRIKKDGKKHSLIIHEATLDDVGMYHAWTNGGHTKGELEVEEKELEVLQDIADLTVRATDQALFKCEVSDDKVTGKWYKDGEEVLPSDRIKMTHIGRFHRLIIDDVKPEDAGDYTFVPDGYALSLSAKLNFLEIKIDYVPRQDPPKIHLDTTGNMVSQNTVIVVAGNKLRLDVEISGEPAPTVVWSKGDKPITDTEGRVRVESRKDLTSFVIEGAEREDEGNYCICVTNPAGEDKAKLFVKIVDVPDPPENVKCTAVGEDYATIVWEPPKFDGGALVKGYLMERKKKGSSRWTKLNFDVYESTTYEAKRMIEGVLYEMRVFAINSIGMSQPSLNSKPFMPIAPTSEPTRLTVNDVTDSTCTLRWLAPEKIGAGGLDGYVIEYCKDGDTEWVVANKELCEKQGYVVRGLPVGEKMNFRVVAVNVAGRSPPATLGQPVTIREIVEYPKIRLPRDLRTKYIRRVGEKINLTIPFQGKPRPVATWYKDGQPIDPTMVSVRSSNVDSILFIRSAEREHSGTYDLVVQIENMEDKATLHIRIIDKPGPPQNVKVTDVWGFNAALEWEPPKDNGNIDITGYTIQKAEMKTKDWFTVYEHNRRTNCTVSDLIMGNEYMFRIYSENLCGRSEEPRSSKNTAVISKTDLERKENAFKEKDMTCAPKFTQPLVDRSVIAGYSTAISCAVKGYPKPKIVWMKNKMIIGGDPKYLMQNNQGVLTLNIRKPSTFDGGKYSCMAVNDLGEDEVECKLDIHVAADMEKK, from the exons ATGCCTGAGCCAGTCCCTGAAG ATGCACCCCCAGCAGATGAAG cTAAACCAGCAGAAGAGG CCCCAGAGGAGCCAGCTCAAGTGGATGAGGGACAACAAg CTGAGCCACAGCCAGAAAGAAATG ATACACCCCCAGCAGATGGAG AAGCGGGGTCTTCTCAGCTCGAGGGGCTCTTTGTTGAGAAGCCGCCGAGCAGTGTTGTCGCTGTTGCAG GAGCGAATGTGACTTTCATCGCCAAGGTAGATTCAAGCACTCTGACAAGAAAACCCGCCATGAAATGGCTGAAGGGCAAGTGGCTGGACCTGGGCAGCAAGGCTGGAAAACATTTGCAGTTCAAAGAAACTTATGACAGAAACACAAAG ATCTATACTTATGAAATGAAGATCATCAAAGTGGTCCCTGGAGACGCTGGGGGCTACAGGTGTGAGGTGTCAGCTAAGGACAAGTGTGACAGCTCCACCTTTGAGATCTCTGTGGAGG CTGTACAGAAGGATGAGGAAGCAGATATTTTGTCTGCCTTCAAAAGAGC GGATGCTGGAGAGGACGACGGAGATCTGGATTTCAGTGCTCTGCTGAAAGCTGCTAAAAA GAAGAAGAAACCTCAAAAACAGGAACCAGAGATAGATGTGTGGGAATTGCTCAAAAATGCCCACCCAAGCGAGTATGAGAAAATCGCCTTTGAGCATGGCATTACTGACCTGAGGGGCATGTTGAAACGTCTGAAAAAGATGAAAGAAGTGACCCAGATTCATACTGAGG CTTTCCTGAAGAAGCTTGAATCTTGCTACACAGTGGAAAAGGGCAAGAAAATTGTCCTGTCATGTGAAGTGCTTGATCCCAATGCCCAGGTCAAATGGCTGAAGAATGGTCAGGAGATCAAAACCTCAGCCAA GTATGTCATTGAGGCGAATGGGAATATGAGAACACTTACCATCTTGAGGGCAAACCTGGCTGATGATGCTGCATATGAGTGTGTGATTGGCGAGGACAAGTGTTTCACAGAGGTGTATGTCAAAG AGCCCCCTGTGACCATCACCAAGCTTATGGATGACTATCACGTGGTCGTGGGAGAAAAAGTAGAGTTTGAGATTGAGGTGTCCGAGGAGGGTGCCCATGTCCTGTG GGCCTTTGAGGATGAAGAGCTCCAAAAAGACTCCACAAAGTTTCGCATCAAGAAGGATGGAAAGAAGCACTCACTTATCATCCACGAGGCTACACTGGATGATGTTGGAATGTACCACGCATGGACAAATGGAGGGCATACTAAAGGAGAGCTGGAAGTGGAAG AAAAGGAGCTGGAAGTGTTGCAGGACATTGCCGATCTGACTGTCAGGGCAACAGACCAGGCTTTATTCAAGTGTGAAGTGTCTGACGACAAGGTCACAGGGAAGTGGTACAAAGATGGAGAGGAGGTCTTGCCAAGTGACCGCATCAAAATGACTCACATTGGAAG GTTTCACCGGCTGATTATTGATGACGTGAAGCCAGAGGATGCCGGCGACTACACATTTGTGCCTGATGGATACGCTCTCTCACTTTCTGCCAAACTGAACTTCTTGG AAATTAAGATCGACTATGTGCCCAGACAAG ATCCTCCAAAGATCCACCTGGACACCACCGGAAACATGGTCTCCCAAAACACTGTCATTGTGGTGGCGGGCAATAAACTTCGCCTGGATGTGGAAATCTCAGGAGAGCCAGCACCCACTGTTGTTTGGTCCAAAGGAGATAAA CCAATCACAGACACAGAAGGGCGTGTAAGAGTGGAGTCCAGGAAAGACCTCACCAGCTTTGTCATtgagggggcagagagagaagaTGAGGGCAACTACTGCATCTGTGTTACCAACCCAGCTGGAGAGGACAAAGCTAAGCTGTTTGTGAAGATTGTTG ATGTGCCTGACCCCCCTGAGAATGTCAAATGCACTGCAGTGGGAGAGGACTATGCCACCATTGTTTGGGAACCTCCTAAATTTGATGGTGGTGCACTAGTCAAAG GTTATCTCatggagagaaagaagaaaggctCTTCCAGATGGACAAAGCTCAACTTTGATGTATATGAATCAACTACATATGAAGCTAAAAGGATGATTGAGGGAGTTCTCTATGAGATGAGAGTGTTTGCAATTAACAGCATCGGAATGTCTCAGCCAAGTCTGAACTCCAAACCTTTCATGCCGATTG CACCAACTAGCGAGCCAACACGTCTGACAGTCAATGATGTGACAGACAGCACATGCACCTTGAGGTGGCTCGCTCCAGAGAAGATTGGAGCTGGAGGCCTGGATGGCTACGTTATTGAATACTGCAAGGATGGAG ataCTGAGTGGGTGGTGGCAAACAAGGAGCTTTGTGAGAAGCAGGGATATGTGGTGCGTGGCCTCCCTGTGGGAGAGAAAATGAACTTCAGAGTGGTGGCTGTAAACGTTGCTGGTCGCAGTCCACCTGCTACTCTGGGCCAGCCCGTCACCATTCGCGAGATTGTTG AATATCCAAAGATCCGCCTTCCCCGTGACCTGAGAACAAAGTACATCAGGAGAGTAGGAGAAAAGATCAACCTGACCATCCCCTTCCAG GGTAAGCCACGCCCTGTTGCAACCTGGTACAAGGACGGTCAACCAATTGATCCCACAATGGTCAGTGTTCGTAGCTCAAACGTAGACAGTATCCTCTTCATTCGCTCAGCAGAGAGAGAGCATTCTGGAACATATGACCTGGTTGTACAGATTGAAAACATGGAAGATAAAGCCACACTTCATATCAGGATTATTG ATAAGCCTGGGCCTCCCCAGAATGTGAAGGTGACAGATGTCTGGGGTTTCAATGCAGCGCTGGAATGGGAACCCCCCAAAGATAACGGCAACATTGATATTACTGGATACACCATCCAGAAAGCAGAAATGAAGACCAAG GACTGGTTCACTGTTTATGAGCATAATAGACGGACAAACTGCACGGTTTCCGATCTGATCATGGGCAATGAATACATGTTCCGCATCTACAGTGAAAACCTTTGCGGCCGGAGCGAGGAGCCGCGCTCCAGCAAGAACACAGCCGTCATTTCTAAGACAG ATTTGGAGCGCAAAGAAAACGCCTTCAAGGAGAAGGACATGACCTGTGCACCTAAGTTTACTCAGCCCCTGGTGGACAGATCTGTTATAGCTGGTTACAGCACTGCCATCAGCTGTGCTGTGAAAGGCTACCCCAAG CCTAAGATTGTATGGATGAAGAACAAAATGATCATTGGTGGGGATCCCAAGTACTTGATGCAGAACAATCAAGGAGTGTTGACTCTCAACATTCGGAAGCCAAGCACCTTTGATGGCGGCAAATACTCTTGCATGGCTGTCAATGACTTGGGCGAGGATGAAGTTGAGTGCAAGCTGGATATCCATG TTGCCGCCGACATGGAGAAGAAATGA
- the mybpc2b gene encoding myosin binding protein Cb isoform X4 translates to MPEPVPEAKPAEEAPEEPAQVDEGQQAEPQPERNDTPPADGAGANNAAQDTEAGSSQLEGLFVEKPPSSVVAVAGANVTFIAKVDSSTLTRKPAMKWLKGKWLDLGSKAGKHLQFKETYDRNTKIYTYEMKIIKVVPGDAGGYRCEVSAKDKCDSSTFEISVEAVQKDEEADILSAFKRADAGEDDGDLDFSALLKAAKKKKKPQKQEPEIDVWELLKNAHPSEYEKIAFEHGITDLRGMLKRLKKMKEVTQIHTEAFLKKLESCYTVEKGKKIVLSCEVLDPNAQVKWLKNGQEIKTSAKYVIEANGNMRTLTILRANLADDAAYECVIGEDKCFTEVYVKEPPVTITKLMDDYHVVVGEKVEFEIEVSEEGAHVLWAFEDEELQKDSTKFRIKKDGKKHSLIIHEATLDDVGMYHAWTNGGHTKGELEVEEKELEVLQDIADLTVRATDQALFKCEVSDDKVTGKWYKDGEEVLPSDRIKMTHIGRFHRLIIDDVKPEDAGDYTFVPDGYALSLSAKLNFLEIKIDYVPRQDPPKIHLDTTGNMVSQNTVIVVAGNKLRLDVEISGEPAPTVVWSKGDKPITDTEGRVRVESRKDLTSFVIEGAEREDEGNYCICVTNPAGEDKAKLFVKIVDVPDPPENVKCTAVGEDYATIVWEPPKFDGGALVKGYLMERKKKGSSRWTKLNFDVYESTTYEAKRMIEGVLYEMRVFAINSIGMSQPSLNSKPFMPIAPTSEPTRLTVNDVTDSTCTLRWLAPEKIGAGGLDGYVIEYCKDGDTEWVVANKELCEKQGYVVRGLPVGEKMNFRVVAVNVAGRSPPATLGQPVTIREIVEYPKIRLPRDLRTKYIRRVGEKINLTIPFQGKPRPVATWYKDGQPIDPTMVSVRSSNVDSILFIRSAEREHSGTYDLVVQIENMEDKATLHIRIIDKPGPPQNVKVTDVWGFNAALEWEPPKDNGNIDITGYTIQKAEMKTKDWFTVYEHNRRTNCTVSDLIMGNEYMFRIYSENLCGRSEEPRSSKNTAVISKTDLERKENAFKEKDMTCAPKFTQPLVDRSVIAGYSTAISCAVKGYPKPKIVWMKNKMIIGGDPKYLMQNNQGVLTLNIRKPSTFDGGKYSCMAVNDLGEDEVECKLDIHVAADMEKK, encoded by the exons ATGCCTGAGCCAGTCCCTGAAG cTAAACCAGCAGAAGAGG CCCCAGAGGAGCCAGCTCAAGTGGATGAGGGACAACAAg CTGAGCCACAGCCAGAAAGAAATG ATACACCCCCAGCAGATGGAG CTGGGGCAAACAATGCAGCACAGGATACGG AAGCGGGGTCTTCTCAGCTCGAGGGGCTCTTTGTTGAGAAGCCGCCGAGCAGTGTTGTCGCTGTTGCAG GAGCGAATGTGACTTTCATCGCCAAGGTAGATTCAAGCACTCTGACAAGAAAACCCGCCATGAAATGGCTGAAGGGCAAGTGGCTGGACCTGGGCAGCAAGGCTGGAAAACATTTGCAGTTCAAAGAAACTTATGACAGAAACACAAAG ATCTATACTTATGAAATGAAGATCATCAAAGTGGTCCCTGGAGACGCTGGGGGCTACAGGTGTGAGGTGTCAGCTAAGGACAAGTGTGACAGCTCCACCTTTGAGATCTCTGTGGAGG CTGTACAGAAGGATGAGGAAGCAGATATTTTGTCTGCCTTCAAAAGAGC GGATGCTGGAGAGGACGACGGAGATCTGGATTTCAGTGCTCTGCTGAAAGCTGCTAAAAA GAAGAAGAAACCTCAAAAACAGGAACCAGAGATAGATGTGTGGGAATTGCTCAAAAATGCCCACCCAAGCGAGTATGAGAAAATCGCCTTTGAGCATGGCATTACTGACCTGAGGGGCATGTTGAAACGTCTGAAAAAGATGAAAGAAGTGACCCAGATTCATACTGAGG CTTTCCTGAAGAAGCTTGAATCTTGCTACACAGTGGAAAAGGGCAAGAAAATTGTCCTGTCATGTGAAGTGCTTGATCCCAATGCCCAGGTCAAATGGCTGAAGAATGGTCAGGAGATCAAAACCTCAGCCAA GTATGTCATTGAGGCGAATGGGAATATGAGAACACTTACCATCTTGAGGGCAAACCTGGCTGATGATGCTGCATATGAGTGTGTGATTGGCGAGGACAAGTGTTTCACAGAGGTGTATGTCAAAG AGCCCCCTGTGACCATCACCAAGCTTATGGATGACTATCACGTGGTCGTGGGAGAAAAAGTAGAGTTTGAGATTGAGGTGTCCGAGGAGGGTGCCCATGTCCTGTG GGCCTTTGAGGATGAAGAGCTCCAAAAAGACTCCACAAAGTTTCGCATCAAGAAGGATGGAAAGAAGCACTCACTTATCATCCACGAGGCTACACTGGATGATGTTGGAATGTACCACGCATGGACAAATGGAGGGCATACTAAAGGAGAGCTGGAAGTGGAAG AAAAGGAGCTGGAAGTGTTGCAGGACATTGCCGATCTGACTGTCAGGGCAACAGACCAGGCTTTATTCAAGTGTGAAGTGTCTGACGACAAGGTCACAGGGAAGTGGTACAAAGATGGAGAGGAGGTCTTGCCAAGTGACCGCATCAAAATGACTCACATTGGAAG GTTTCACCGGCTGATTATTGATGACGTGAAGCCAGAGGATGCCGGCGACTACACATTTGTGCCTGATGGATACGCTCTCTCACTTTCTGCCAAACTGAACTTCTTGG AAATTAAGATCGACTATGTGCCCAGACAAG ATCCTCCAAAGATCCACCTGGACACCACCGGAAACATGGTCTCCCAAAACACTGTCATTGTGGTGGCGGGCAATAAACTTCGCCTGGATGTGGAAATCTCAGGAGAGCCAGCACCCACTGTTGTTTGGTCCAAAGGAGATAAA CCAATCACAGACACAGAAGGGCGTGTAAGAGTGGAGTCCAGGAAAGACCTCACCAGCTTTGTCATtgagggggcagagagagaagaTGAGGGCAACTACTGCATCTGTGTTACCAACCCAGCTGGAGAGGACAAAGCTAAGCTGTTTGTGAAGATTGTTG ATGTGCCTGACCCCCCTGAGAATGTCAAATGCACTGCAGTGGGAGAGGACTATGCCACCATTGTTTGGGAACCTCCTAAATTTGATGGTGGTGCACTAGTCAAAG GTTATCTCatggagagaaagaagaaaggctCTTCCAGATGGACAAAGCTCAACTTTGATGTATATGAATCAACTACATATGAAGCTAAAAGGATGATTGAGGGAGTTCTCTATGAGATGAGAGTGTTTGCAATTAACAGCATCGGAATGTCTCAGCCAAGTCTGAACTCCAAACCTTTCATGCCGATTG CACCAACTAGCGAGCCAACACGTCTGACAGTCAATGATGTGACAGACAGCACATGCACCTTGAGGTGGCTCGCTCCAGAGAAGATTGGAGCTGGAGGCCTGGATGGCTACGTTATTGAATACTGCAAGGATGGAG ataCTGAGTGGGTGGTGGCAAACAAGGAGCTTTGTGAGAAGCAGGGATATGTGGTGCGTGGCCTCCCTGTGGGAGAGAAAATGAACTTCAGAGTGGTGGCTGTAAACGTTGCTGGTCGCAGTCCACCTGCTACTCTGGGCCAGCCCGTCACCATTCGCGAGATTGTTG AATATCCAAAGATCCGCCTTCCCCGTGACCTGAGAACAAAGTACATCAGGAGAGTAGGAGAAAAGATCAACCTGACCATCCCCTTCCAG GGTAAGCCACGCCCTGTTGCAACCTGGTACAAGGACGGTCAACCAATTGATCCCACAATGGTCAGTGTTCGTAGCTCAAACGTAGACAGTATCCTCTTCATTCGCTCAGCAGAGAGAGAGCATTCTGGAACATATGACCTGGTTGTACAGATTGAAAACATGGAAGATAAAGCCACACTTCATATCAGGATTATTG ATAAGCCTGGGCCTCCCCAGAATGTGAAGGTGACAGATGTCTGGGGTTTCAATGCAGCGCTGGAATGGGAACCCCCCAAAGATAACGGCAACATTGATATTACTGGATACACCATCCAGAAAGCAGAAATGAAGACCAAG GACTGGTTCACTGTTTATGAGCATAATAGACGGACAAACTGCACGGTTTCCGATCTGATCATGGGCAATGAATACATGTTCCGCATCTACAGTGAAAACCTTTGCGGCCGGAGCGAGGAGCCGCGCTCCAGCAAGAACACAGCCGTCATTTCTAAGACAG ATTTGGAGCGCAAAGAAAACGCCTTCAAGGAGAAGGACATGACCTGTGCACCTAAGTTTACTCAGCCCCTGGTGGACAGATCTGTTATAGCTGGTTACAGCACTGCCATCAGCTGTGCTGTGAAAGGCTACCCCAAG CCTAAGATTGTATGGATGAAGAACAAAATGATCATTGGTGGGGATCCCAAGTACTTGATGCAGAACAATCAAGGAGTGTTGACTCTCAACATTCGGAAGCCAAGCACCTTTGATGGCGGCAAATACTCTTGCATGGCTGTCAATGACTTGGGCGAGGATGAAGTTGAGTGCAAGCTGGATATCCATG TTGCCGCCGACATGGAGAAGAAATGA